One window from the genome of Leptospira broomii serovar Hurstbridge str. 5399 encodes:
- a CDS encoding cysteine-rich CWC family protein: MTSKRCAKCSGSFDCRADSEGCWCETMLLSPQALKDLRDLYTNCLCPICLKKYETSKEVS, translated from the coding sequence ATGACTAGTAAAAGATGCGCAAAATGTTCCGGCTCCTTCGATTGTCGGGCCGATAGCGAAGGTTGCTGGTGCGAAACGATGCTCCTCAGTCCTCAAGCCTTGAAGGACTTACGCGACTTATATACTAATTGTTTATGCCCTATTTGTCTTAAGAAATATGAGACTTCAAAGGAAGTATCATAA